The stretch of DNA CTTGAACTCAATTTTATCTTGGTCACATAGATTCATCAATGAAGGCTACAAATTGGAAttgaaaaaatcaaaacaaaaaacaattatttttcatcaacaatcaaACTTGCACACGAAATGAACCTATTTTCCAAACTCAACTGCTACTAGAAACAACAACCACATCCTTGCTCTTAGCATACTCATTCAAAATACAAATCCCAGCAGTTTTAAAAGCAAAATAACCCAACCTAAAAAACTAGCACCATGAAGAACCAACCAGGGTTATTACTAAATTGCTACAAGAGAAGGGGAAAAAGGAATTGCAGCAACACCTTGCCTTACTCCATCGACACCAGATCCAGCAACTTGTTCTACACCGCCGTAACCCCCGTCATGTCCATCTAGCCACCATTCCTCTCAATCACAACCCCTAATGTTTTCATCCAAACTTCATTCCTTAACACGTCAATAGATTTTTGGGTGGTTCATGTATGTTCAACCGAATTGCTGTTGTTATTGTGATAATTTTTATAGTATTGTGATGTTTCTCAACTTTGGATGAATTTTCCAGGTTGGAAGGTAGATAGTTGGTatgaatttcttcttttaactttttttttttaatttttaaaattaatgttaattaGAATAAAACACAAGTGGAcataaaaattcaacaaaatattaaaaataacacaGTCAACTTGCCACATCAGCGTGTTCTGAGACACATCATCATAAGTTAACAGATGTTTAACGTTTTGGACTAAAATGACTAACGGAATTAATATTCAGGGAGTTTTTTTTAACTTTCATTGATTCAGGGACTTGTTTGACAGCGGATGACACTTTCGAGGATGAAAGTGACTGTTTACTCACCTTGAAAAGACGTTTTCGTTGAATACCTTACAACTTTTCAAGTTCCATAAGTCCTCAACTTTTCTTCAATCActtaactgcgtcgaatcttattccaatcATTTAGTCGACAACACAACCTCAACATTCCTTTGTTGATCAACTCCTCAAATTTTTCTTGACACTTATCAAATTCACCACCTCTAACCGTTAAATTCTTAGATTACGTAACATAACATTTCCAATGTCGTTTTTCCGCCGCGATACccttatcaaaatattattttaagtcaCCCATAGACTCACTGTTGTTTCACCGTCCATGATGAAAATATTCGAAATCCTTTACTCCTTTACCACATGGTATAACTTTACTATTCCAACGGATACGATGTGTCCAACATCTCaaatctccaccgacttttccaaTAAGTCGTTGTCAATCTCATTCTTACTTCCGAATGTTACAAAACACTCTCTCTGATACTTTCTTAtttccaaacatccaaaaatGATACTTCGCTCTCAGTTCCATCTCAACCTCCTAAGGTTTCATCCAACTCCGACACTAATCGTCCGATCATTATCCAAatgaaattatttctttctcgACAAGCtcttacaaaatccatcaaaTTGTCACCCCACTTCCATCTTGAAATAACTCTACTATTCATACCATCCTCTACTACTTGATACCCTCACAAGTTTACTAACCCTACTATGGTATCtcttaattccattctcatctactatgAGAACTCACTTCTTTTCCTTGGTTATACAACACTAATGGTTCTCTAAGCTTAACATCTAtattctaagcttctcaaatctttccaagaaatgactactcgatTCTAACACACTCAACcgctataaatccttcctaggctcttctcgatcacctagtaattccaTATTCAATCTCGGTGACTAtccaaaagttgatttccaaacaaccacaGTTCatatcttgttgattccaacaacgTCCTTATTTGTCGCACACAATCCAACTAGTCACGTTCCTTATCGTTCTTCACTGTGACAAACATACTTTTCTCCATTCGACCAGTTCTTATTCGCATCTCGTGACTATCTTAAAGTCATAACATCCTAAAGTTCATCCACACAAAATCTTTATTCCAATCTTGACAAGTCTCTTCGAACTATTCAAAATGTTTACTTTCCTAAAAGGTTCACTTGCTAATAATTAACAAGTTTAGCTCACACCGATACAACTCTATAGGTATTCCCACCATTCTTATAACCATCACCTAATCATCACTAGGTTCGCCTACTCTTAACGCATAACGTCTTCTCCGTTTTCCAACAACGGTTTCCATTTAACATCTCTGTCCGTTCCACCATTCCACAATGGTCACATTCTCtttacggctaaacaactttaGTTCGACTCATTCTGAATCTTCCGGAATGATCATCTAATATTTCCTCCAAAATactctccaaataagaactttACTTTCAATCCCTTATCAAATTGACGTCTACTCGTCCTTACTCAACTTGTCTGAACGACAACGTCCTACTCCTTCCATTCCATGGTATTGCTTCTGAGAAATTCTTGTAGTTCTCATCCGCCTCTAGTCCATACTCTTTTGTACACTACACGATCTCCAATCATTTCCAAACGGTCTTCATCTTTCTTAACCAATCTCAGTGTTGATCCCATGACGAACACTTAGTCCAACAACTTTTCATCTAGCAATCCTCACAACTTGCTGTCCAAGTtccttccacttcgaacaacacTAATCAATCTTGAACAATCTACTTCAAGAGCATCTCCATCCATCCTAACTTCTTCACATTCGAACCATCTCGGAGAGACACAactttctcccccacttatctcaaacccatctatactcttccactagaacttccggtatAAACTCCTAGTCATTCTATCGATTCTAAATATATTCTCCCAAAAAGAATCTAGTACCGACAACATTCACATGCGTGTCGCATATAAGGGTAAACGTAAGGCATTAAACCTAGACATCTACACAAATATCCTGtacagtcctcttgacatataCGCCACTACGCAAATACATAAATATTCTATTCCCCACATATACTAGTGTAACAACCTTCATATCAACTAGCATATGCAAACACAACAtgtcaatacatatatttataactaaaatatatgtaagacaacaaaacatccatgtacacaagacatcgagtcaagtacatgcattacatttcatttgctcgcatacttacaacatctactcaaacatgtataaaacatagcatgttctcaaacaagttctcatcatgagaatacattcacatagttcaattaaagaaccacactaagtactagtaatcaatctaccacatattataaacaaacatataacaacacacactaggatctacttacatcctactcctttctcactctagtgaaaaattcattttcacttactcaaaagaaaataatcttatattttcaacaaaatcttcatcacatgcagttttacatcatgtcggatcatcaacaattagcaataagcatctacaaaccaaaagttcaaaccacacaaatttttaaaactttaagcataaaaatagaCAACCACTACTttacttgataacttataacaatgataagtatcaatcgcatcaagtacacacaacaagaaaagacagacacaactggcacacacgatcactcgatctgactgcacagaacggctctgattgacacataacctcacagtccgaagatgacccgctctgataccactttgtaacacccaaacccgttatttaattatctctgcctttataaaatctttttcaaaaatacgcagcggaaaaattgaaaatctgattataaagtgctggtttgaatatcacaaaatacaaaatcctcCGCATCAACACGATGCGTTATAAGTTATACAAAACCAATACTTTTCACAAAGAATAattcttatatgaaaacataagcaattacagagtaattttctaaaggaatttatatatatatatatatatatatatacaaaacccCTTTTctccccgtgtcacaatcagagcggagcttcaccacgCTACTCGGACAAGCTAacatataacctgtcaacctggatatctgaacccccaaaggtttcaattaacacaaagcagagagttagttTACATGATCAATAAAACAAGCATAAGAATGCACCTACGCTTTACACCACTATCATGCATACTACTAACTCACACGCACATTCATCAACAAATATTCCATTATAATTTACCAGAtaaattataattcaaacatcacttgtacgtcaacaattatcacataatcaatcatccacaaaatacaccaaacatatagtttcacgtcgtctcggacaataccaaaacatcaacaaatatcacataactcaattaccaataggaatatacataaagttcctaatgtaatctaacaccacaaatacattgttcagattatggtcatgacggaccctgcgttgttcattttatagtcatgacggactctgctcctcacatacggattaacaatcaacatttaccaagtatgtgtcaaacatcatctatcataaaatgcgcacataatccctaatgcaatctaatgcttcacattcatgctatgtcctctagacacctctaatgcatgtggtactatcgtctttatcagagtatctcacctccgatatccgtctttatcaaacaaatatagttcgatattcgtctttattggacaagccaatattcctaaatattcatgatgcatgcactcaaaactcatgaatatatccatcaacaattggcatatagcccatcaacaataacgtggaacactatccaacgtccgtgtttattaagataatcaataccttaatatccgtctttattagaataacaagatcctaatatccgtctttatcgaataacataattcgatatcccTCAACAATTACGTCAACAACATCAACTAACATATATATCAAcacatcatcaacatatacatcaacacatcatcattcatcaacaAGCTATCATCACATAAACATCAACACAACCCTCATGCAATTAATATATAACAACTATATTAAGCATGCCTCAACTCATAAAACAAACACCAGAATCGGAGTCTACACGAAAAACTGAGTAAAATAGGTTCCAGGGTCGAAAACCCTCAAAAGTCAACCAAAAGTCAACATTTTCAATCCTGTGAACAGTGCCTGCGCTGGGGCGCCAGCCTTCGTCACAAAACAGAGTCAAAATGGCATTTCTAGACTTCTCTGGGCGCCTGGGCGCCACTCCTCTAAAACGGTGCGCCACAGACAAATTGTGCATGATTTCtgcaggacagcctctcattgcaacgatcataacttgagctacgaaagtccaatggagatgCACATAAAGACTTTTATAgataacaaacagggctacaacttttatgttggccactaaaaccagttcacaacgaaaagaggtcaaaaatgcacgtaaaggttcagacctcatagataacaattttctacatttctcatttcaaactctaaactctcaagactctcacataGACCATTTTTCATATTCTAAACTCCATCACACATATATACATACTCAAAGCACTTACAAAAGTCCATTTAAACATCAATACATCATTCATTACTTATTATTCAAAGAAATTCATGAACATTTTGCAAAACTCATCAACACTTTGCAAATCATTGAGCTTGGCTAAGGCCAATCTAGGGCTTAGGCAAAGCACACCAAAATAACCAcacatcaacacaatcaaccaAGCATATTCATAAGCACTTAAACACAAGTATTTTAACCATCAAAAACACTTATACACATAGTTATGATTCCATTTATACAAGCTTGTGAACATATCAAAATTCATCAAGAACACAAACTTTTTCCTTaacaaacatctacatattccctcATACAATCATGTCATGAATAAATAACATCTCATGCTCTTTTCCTTTCAATGATTCATgaagaaaatcacccaaaaccccaaagaaaatgagtaagagagtttgggaatggaggcctAGACAACCTCCCCTCTCTTGAACCACTCATGAATCATGGAAActaactctcttaccttagaaatTTGATGAATACTCAAGCTCCTCATGTTCTAGCTCTCATGAGCTCCTCTCTTTCTCCAGCCCTAGCACCCTCTTGCTTTGCTCTCTTGCTTGCCCTAGCTTAGGGATGATGATCCTTGAACTCCCATGATTCCAACAAGCTTCTAATGGATCAATTTGgtgaagaaatgaaaatttgtgatgGAAGGGAAATGATGAAGAAATGCCACGGCcaaagaagagagaagaagaaggatGAATGAACTTTGTGatttttctcttgttcttaTCTCCTTTCCACCTTTATTGACTTTTCTTACCAACCAAGTAGAAGAAAATATCTTCTCCTCCCACTTGCATCATAAACCGCCCCCCTTTCCCTTGCCTTGGCCTATTGGGCTTCAAGCCCACTTAACATGGTTTCGCTCACGTAACGCTCCTAACTCGCGTATTAACTTATATTCGCGCCAATTAATTATTTGCcgcttaataaaataattatgaattacgccctcgcgtaataaaataattaaataacgaataataaatttcgggtcgttacaactgtCATCAATTTCATAGTTGAGAATGACTGAAGTGGGTTTTTGAAAGTAAAACACAGTTGAAGCAATTCTTCCAGAAGTAATATAACAGTCAACATCTTCCAAACATAAACTTATCTGAACTACATTTCTATTTGGATGTCTAATCCATCCATATGACTGTTTCTGAAGTTCATGAATCCAAGAAGCTTTAAATTTGGGACAAATTTGTATTCTTTCCTATATGGTCACAGATACAATTTATGATaactaaattaaatattgtatgatgataaataatttgaaatatcaTGGTCATAGTCTAATTTGATAATACCTTTTTTGAATAAATCATGGTTTTAAATGATCTTGTTTTCTCTCTTTCAGACACATCTCTTGTCAATTTGAAACTGTAAATATGTAATGAAAACAGTTGGCAATAGTTAAATTGATaaaatgttttatttgttaACTTTATCAACGATAATAAAGACATTAATATGTTATGTTGTTATATGAATTTCAAAACCAAGATAGCAGCATATAAGGAAAATATGTGAAAACCCTAAAATAAGAATTTGATCCTTTAGGTAATGTAACATACAGGTTTGGTTTTTGATCAACACTTAGCGCCTTTTCAACAGGTTCATCATGACCAACATCTTGAAGCTCTTGTGCAGGTTCATCTTTTTCAACTCCATcctgaaaatataattatatgttaCAGAATATTAAAATTGGAAAACCTAATCAAATTTGTCccataataaaatgaaattaaaaaagtgTACTTTACCAATACTCCGGTTGATGTAAGGGATTGGTCATCAGACGATTCAATCAAACTCAATGAAAATATGTTGTTCTTAATTTGATATTCTAGACGCACTTTTGTTGGTCTTAGAATCCCAAATGTGTAGGAAACCTCATATCCATACATAACCTTTTCAGTATCATTGAATTCAAAATAAACACGTACTGATCGATCATTCCATACGATCCTACCATAATCAAGGCGATGCAGTTCTCTTTCCCATTGTTCATAAAAATCAATTGGAATTTGAATGTTTCTCtaaatttgacaaaaaactCAGTTATAAAATGTTCATATTTGCATTAcatcaataaatttaaatatagatTATATTAAAATGCCATATACCTCAAATGGATTGATTATCGTTACGAATGATGTTGCCCTATTCTGATTATCAACACTTCCAATTATTGTCATTTCAAACACATTGTTCAGGATTTGATAATCCAATATAACTTTGGTGGGTTTCTTAAAACCAAAGCTTTCAGCCACATAATGCGCATAATACATGAAACATTCGTCATCGGTTAAACACAAACGTACTGTTGAGGATTTTTGATTTGTTCTTATCTGGGCATCTTGTTTTTTCAGAAGCTCATATTTCCATGCATCAAAAAAATTCCTTGGTATTTCAATTTTTCCCTAAATTTGACATGAATTATTGATTATAGAAATACATGAAACAATATCGAAAGCAAAGTATGTAAATTTAATGATATACCTCATCAGGGGAAATAATCGTTTCAAATCTGTTGTTTCTTTTGAATTCACATCTGATATCAACAGTTCATCATCATCAGTTAACAAATTATGACCGTAACATATACAAAATGAATTCTATCGCAGAAACAGATGTATCACATCTTTCATTTTTTGTGAATAGATTATAATATATAACATTCTCAtatttttcaaacaaatttaattgattaaaaacTTGATGGCTTTGATAAACTCTAAAGCAATTTTCgaccaaaaaaatgaaaaagagtgAAGTATGTGAAGCATGCATTTGTCGATTTCGATGCGTAAAAAACTGAAATTAGTTGAGAAAGTTTAGATTTTTACCTTTTTGAGGAAGATTCCATGGAAGATCTTAATGGCTGGGTGAGTTCTTGAATATGGCGTTCGGAGATCCAATGGTAGGAGATGAAGGAACAATGTGATTTTGGCGTGTAGATAGTTAGTGATCTTTCTCAATTCTGTTTGTCCTTATCTTGAAAAAGGGTATAGTTACAGGAATATAATTGTTTGATATGGATAAAGACAAATtgatatgtttggtaaaataaatgaaaacatTATTTAAGTGATATATCTCTATTATTTTGGCAAATGCACTATTGGGTCCACAGTTTGttctaaatatttaaatatcaGGCACCATTCATATATCAGTTGGACATCAGAgtaaaatattttgtatattaaaGCAACAACATGTCACctaacaaatatataaaaaacaaaaaacattaaaaatcgATTATCTTGAAGACACTACAACATTTTTCGCTTTCAACAACTACTGAAAACCGTTGTAAAATGTACAAAAATCGTTGCCTAAACGTTTAGTCAACAGTTTATCAGGTGTGGTGTATACGGGCATTACCTATTCGAACATGCAACGCTTTTTGACTTTTTACCAACACATTCAGTAAACCGTTGGCTGAACATATGCAAAGACAACGATGTTTGCTCTAGTTTTAGGCAACGGTTCCCTTAAAGCAACAATATATAACCGTTGCTTGAAAGCTAAACGTCAACGGTTTTATACAGGCAACCCGTAAATAGCCGTTGCATAAAATATATGGAAAGGCAACGGTTTTTATCAAGCAACGGATAAAACTTGTTGCCTATCGGTTAATTCAACTGTTTTATATAAGCAACAAATTTGAAAGTGTTGTCTGAAACTTgttgactaaaaatataattaaattatttaaatttactattatattcaTATGGTGATACAATTGTAGTTATCATGCTTTACGCAACATTCTCGATAAATTATACTAAACACAATAATCTCATAATAAAATGTTCCATATATCTTCAAGTCTAATTATATAATTGTCAATAATATTCTAATTTGCATAATACACATGGTACATAATGTATTTTTCAAGATAGATCCATGCGATATAAAGTAGAAGTTAACTTTACAAAATAGATCAAAACGAAATAAACTACAAGTTAACTTGTTACAAAAAGCAAAACATAATCTTCCATGCTTGAATCAATATTGGTCTTCATCACCATCTTGAAATTCATCATCTTGAGGATCATTTTGAGAACAATCAAGATTATCTTCTTGATCATAAgcagcatcatcatcatcatcttgaggatcatcatcatcttgatcatgatcattttcatttctaacctaaaagtatatgaaaatataatacAAATCAAACTAACAATAgcaaaattaaatacaaatcaaGCCTAAAAATCAAAAGCAGCCCTGCTATATATAACATCCAAAAACTCAGGTAAAGCAACAATCAAAACTCGGGCACACACAGAACAAACTCATCATCTTGACAAACAAAGCATATGTTCACAAAAACCACAATATctaacaaaacaaataatatcCAACAAAACTAACAGTTCACAAGTAGATGTCCCATAAAGACAATATCCAACAAAACTAACAATTCTTAAACAACCAAGGTCATCAAGGTGTCtgaaaaaacactaaaaacaGTCCTAATCTAAGCACCAACCCTTTCAACTAGCAATAAAGATATCCTAAAAACTACATGATTTGTGCAGCAAAAAAAACAAGGTACAAGAACAATGTTGACTAATGCAAAATGAAGTTATACCTTAAGATGAGCAGGAGCATATGTCGATGTCGACGAACGTGCTATTGGACTATTATCATCACCATGTAAAGTATTTCTAATCATATTATCTACATCTTCTTCACTTAAATGTGGATTTTGTTGCATGTACATGTTTTTTAAAAGTACTTCCATTGCTCCCATCTTCTGTGACATGTCAGCAATTTTCCCATCATATTGCTTTTTCACTAAagaaatttcttcttttttccttaatGATGATGGTGTGGCAGTTTTTCCATGACAACGCACACTACCAGGCTTTTCTTTCCCAAATAGTGAGTGAAATGTTTCTTTGGCAGTTTCAGGTGAATTATCAATAGATTCTTGAAGTTTGTCCTAATTATACAAATTGtcggtataaaaaataaaatgaaaaactatgTACGTATTTTGGATGAATACCAGAATTTTATAACTTACTATAGCAACTTGTGTTTCTCCATCAACTTCTTTTCCTCTTCGACTTTTGCGAGTTTCAATAAACACCTCAGCTTGGGTGACTTCTCCATCCTTCTTAGCCCGCTACATTATTAATCATAGAAAAGAAGTTCAGTTGGTCATCGTTATAACCAGATTATGACAAACATTTGCatcaaataagaaaataatttaagtCGGTCCTCATTATATATAACCAGATTATGACCAACATTTGCATCAAATAAGAAAACAAGTTCAGTTGGTCCTCATTATATGCATCAAATAAGAATAGTTGTCAAAAAGAAGCCTCATTATatgcatcaaataataaaaactaGAACAAAAT from Trifolium pratense cultivar HEN17-A07 linkage group LG5, ARS_RC_1.1, whole genome shotgun sequence encodes:
- the LOC123885209 gene encoding coiled-coil domain-containing protein 1-like, producing the protein MRAKKDGEVTQAEVFIETRKSRRGKEVDGETQVAIDKLQESIDNSPETAKETFHSLFGKEKPGSVRCHGKTATPSSLRKKEEISLVKKQYDGKIADMSQKMGAMEVLLKNMYMQQNPHLSEEDVDNMIRNTLHGDDNSPIARSSTSTYAPAHLKVRNENDHDQDDDDPQDDDDDAAYDQEDNLDCSQNDPQDDEFQDGDEDQY